In the genome of Streptomyces sp. Tu 3180, the window GCCATCGAACACGAAAGACGGCAGCGGTGGACCGTGAAGGCGGACACGCTCACTGCCGGCTCCGGCCACGCTGTCGACGATGCCGTGAACGATGCGGTCCGGGCCGCGATCACCTGCCTGGTCGAAAACTGTGAGGTCGACCTGGACGCCTACACCGGACCGATCCACTCCATGATGCACGGCGTGCGGAGCGAAGACCGAGCCCGCGAACTCGCGGCTGCACTCCACGCCGCCCTATACGGAGACCTGGGACCCCTGACCCGCGCTGTCCCTCCCGTCTCCTGACGGCCGACCGCGGCAGATCACGCTGAGGGGCCGCGCCGCGGCGGTCAGGACGCCGTGGGCACAGCCGCGTCGAGGCCGCGAGCGGCGACGAGTTGGGCACTGCCGTCGGCCAGGCGGTAGCGCAGGCCCACCACGGCGGTCTGGCCGGCGGCGACCTTGTCGGCGAGGACCCGGGAGCGGTCCAGCAGCAGGTCGGCGGTGTGCCTTATGTGCTCCGCGAGGATCTCCTCCGGCTCAACCCGTCCGGCGGCCCGGGCGGCCAGCACGCTGGGGGTCACCCGCTCGACGACGTCCCGGACGTACCCGGCCGGCGTCATGCCGTCCTCCAGCGCGGCGCACGCCGCGCTGACCGCGCCGCACGAGTCGTGCCCGAGGATCACGACCAGCGGGCAGCCCAGCATCTCCACACCGAACTCGATGCTGCCCAGCACCTCCGGGCCCATGACGTGGCCGGCGGTGCGCACCACGAACAGGTCGCCCAGACCTCGGTCGAAGATGATCTCGGCGGCCAGCCGGGAGTCGGAACACCCGAACAGCACGGCGAAGGGCTGCTGGGACGGTGCGGTCTCGGCGCGGCGAACGGCGTCCTGGTTCGGGTGCTCCGGGGTGCCGGCCACGAAGCGCTGGTTACCGGCCAGCAGCAGCTCGAAGGCGTCGCGGGGCGTCGGGGTCTTGGTCTCGCTCATGTCGGCAGCCTACGAGTCGGCACCAACCGTCGCACCGCCTGGTCTCCTCGGTCATCGCCGGGTCGGCCGATGCTGACGGCTGGGGCATCCCCGAGCGCCGGCTGGGGCAGCCTCGATGCTGTTCCTCAGCGCACGACGCAGTTGCTCCGCCGCATGCGGCCGGCCGACGACGCACGACCGGGGTGATCGCGCCCCGGGGGGCGTCGCGGATTTGGCCCCGGTGTCCTGGAACGTGTCTCTTTGACCTGCTCGTCGGTTGACCGGATGTGTCCGTCCGGCGAGTGATCACTGATGTGGGATCGGGTCGAGCCGCTGATGCCGGCCGACCCGGTTCGCGACCGGCGGTGGGCCGATCACCGTCGAACCCTGGAGGCCATCGTGTGGAAGTACCGCACCGGTTCGCCCGGCGGGACCTGCCAGGCGAGCTGGGCTCCTTCCAGACCGCTCACAAAGGCTGATCCGGTGGGCCGTGGACGGCACCTGGGAGCGGATTCTCGTTGCGCTTCTGGCCGCAGCCGACGGTACCGATGACATCGGCTGGACCGTGTCGGTGGACTCCACCCTCCGCCGGGCGCACCAGCACGCCGCCGGAGCCAGGAGAAAAGGGGCACCGGGCCGGGCCCGACGACCACGCGCCCGGACGCTCCCGTAGCGGCCTGAGCACGAAAGTCCACCTCGCCGGCGACGACCGTGCACGCTCCTCGGCCCTCCGCGTCACCGTAGGCCAGGCATGTGACGCCCCGGTCTTCGAGGCCGTCATGGCTCGCATCCGTGTTCCGCGAAGCGGACCGGGAAGACCAAGGACCCGACCGCACACCGTCCTGGCGGACCACGCGTATTCGTCCCGCGCGATCCGAAGCCATCTCCGCCGGCGCGGGATCCGCGCAGTCACCCCTCAGCCCTCCGACCAGGTCCGCCACCGCCTGCGGCGAGGCCGTACCGGCGGGCGGCCACCGGCTTTCGACGCCGAGACGTACAAGCGGTGCAACACGGTCGAGCGATGCATCAACCGGCTCGAGCAATGGCGCGGCCTGGCCTTGCGAAGCGACAAACTCGCCCTCACCTACCAGGCTGCCCTCCACCTCGCTGCCATCCTCCTGTGGGCCCATCGACAGAGGGGCTGCAGAGCATCGGCATCGGTCATGCGCTGAGTCCTCGCCGCCCTGACCGGCCGGAGGTTGAGCTTGCCGGTGATCGAGAACAAGACAGCCACCACGAACATGTTCTCAGGCCGGGATCACCCGGTCAGTCAAGGGCCTCTCCGTATGAGGCAAGTGTCGCGTCAAGGCGGTCACGAAGAGAGCGTGCCCGGTCGACAGGTCGAACCCAGTCCCCACACAGACGCATCCCACAATCCGTCAACTACTGCTCGTGTCAGATCTGGTGCACTCAGTGACGATCTCTTTACGGTCGAAGCAATGCCAACACCGCATCTGCGGAGGATTCGTGGCACGCTTGCGCACTCGTCTGGCCCTGCTCGGCTCGGCCGCAGCTCTCGCCGCGGCACCCTCGTCCCCGCGCGGTTCGCCGGGGCCCAACCCGCCGCAGCGGCCGAGGACTACCAGTGGGTCGCCCTGGGTGACTCCTACACCGCCGGGGTGATCCGGGCCGCGGGCCACACGTTCGAAGTCCCGCGCGACGGCTGCGAGCGAACCGACCGGTCCTACCCCCGGGTCATCGATCGGGACCTCAGCGGCCTCTTCGAGCTGACCAACGTCAGCTGCGGCGCCGCCACCATCGAGAACGTCACCGACACACCCCAGCACCCGATCGGCCGTCACCTGCCGCCCTGCTCAGAGGACCCGGACCACCCCTTCCCCGCCGTGCCTCCTCAGTCCGAGGCGGTGGGCTCCGACACCGACGTCATCACTGTCGGCGTGGGCGGAAACACCCTCGGCTTCGCCGACCTCCTCAACAAGTGCACGCAGCTGGGCGGCGAGAGCGAAGGCAAGGGCACTCCGTGACGCCCCGCTCCTCCCCGCGGCCCGGGTCTCACCTGGCCCGGCCGCCGGCCGCGTCACCGACCGGTGCGGCTCAGCGGGTCCGGTAGCGCGCGTAGATCAGTCCGCTGTCGAAGGCACGCTCCTCGACCAGCTCGAGATCGAGGCGTACGCCGTCGGCCTGCGCCTGCCGAAAGGCTCATCCGCCCAGTTCAGGCGGCGTGTCGGTACTCGTGGAGGATGCCGCCGAGTCGCTGGCGTCGTCGTATGCCGAGGCGGGTGATCTGCTCCGGATCGCTGATCGCTGATCGCTGATCGGCGTCGGCGTCGGCGTCGGCGTCGGCGTCGGCGTCGGCGTCGGCAAGGGGCGTAACGGGCGGGCGTCGGCGATGCCCTGACGGGGCCGGTGGAAGTGGTGGCAGTCTTCGAACTCGCGTGGCGCGTGGAGCAGGTGTCGCTGGTCCCGATCCGGGTGCGGTCCGGCGGCTCGCGCCGGCAGGGGGGGCGCCCGCCGTTCCAGGATCGAGTTCATGCGCGGCATCCGTACTCCGCCGAGTACTGCCTCGGTCCCTGCCCCGGTGAGGACGGTGTCGAACAGGGCGGGAAACGTCCCGTCCCGGTCCCGGATCAGGAACCCGGCCCGGCAGCCGGCGTCCTCGAGGTCCATGACCAGGCCCTTCGCGACTTGCGTCACCCAGGACGCGGTGGGGTGCGCGGCGCCGAGGACCCGGATCCGGCGGCCGGCGTGCTCGATCACCGCACCTGCCCGAAGCCGCACCCCGGACAAGGTGATCGTTTCCAGGAAGCCGCATGCCGGCAGCACATCGGCCCGGGAACGCGGGAAGTCCGCCCACCTGCTCGTGGCGCGCCCGGGCACCGGGCCGGTCCCGGCCTTCCCAAAGGATCTCCCCGACCGTGGAGGCGGCCACCGTGACGCCCAGGACGAGGAGTTCACCGTGGATGCGGCGCTCCCCCGGCTGGAGTCCTCACCGGCGAACCGCAGCACCGGCAGCCGGATGGAGCACACGGCCCGCGGCATTCCCGGACGCTCGGGCCGGGAGCACGCAGCGTGGCAGCGTGGCGGCGCGCGACCGGATCGCCGTGCCGGCACGGCACGGTCCCCGGACGCACCACCAGCCCTGCCCCGCGCCACACCCGCGAGAGCAGAAGACGGTGCAGCAACGCCGCCGGGAACACACGGTCACTCGGAGGGGAACCGGACCTCCTTGCGACCGAGTCGACGCTCCAGCACCGTGATCCGATGCCGCAGGGCGAGGATCTCCGTGTCCTCGTCCCGGTCGCTCACGGGCGGCAGGCGCAGCACGGCGAACGCGTTCGTCACGGTCAGGCAAGCCAGTCACAGCAGCACGACCAGCCACCATGCCGGGACGATCGCCGGTCCCGCGAGAGCACCGATTCCAGCGCCCGTGCTCACCAACCCGCGCATCCCGCACACCGGCTCCCACCCCGGCGGACGAGGTTTCCGGCAAGGGCAAGGTCAGCCGCCCGGACGGGACGGCACTGGGGCCGAAGGGCACGGACGGCAAGCCTGACGGGCGGTGTGCCGGGTTGTCGCCGAGCAGAGTTCGGGCGAGGCGGTCCGGCCGGACCGCCTCCGAGAGACAGGGCTGATGCAGTCGCCGTACGGCAGCCGTCGCCTCAGGCCGCCGCGTCCTTCGCGCGGAAGGTCTGCCGGTATGCCGTGGGCGACACCCCGATGGCGGCCGCCAAGCGCTGGCGCAGCGAGGCTCCCGTGCCGAAGCCGGCCCGCGTCGCGATGACGTCCACGGTCAGGTCGGTGGTCTCCAGCAGCCGGCGGGCGTGGTCGAGTCGCTGCTGGGCCACCCACTGGCCCGGCGTCATGCCCACCTCGTGATGGAAGTGCCGGGTGAGCGTGCGCACGCTCATGCCCGCGTGCGCGGCCATCTCGGACAGCGACAGGGGCTCGTGCAGCCGCTCCAGGGCCCAGACGCGGGTCCGTGACGTCGAACTCTGCGACGGCTTGGGCATCGGACGCTCGATGTACTGGGCCTGACCGCCCTCACGCCAGGGCGGTACGACGCACAGCCGGGCCACCCGGTTGGCGATCTCGCTGCCGTGGTCGCGGCGCACGAGGTGCAGGCACAGGTCCACGCCGGCGGCGACGCCGGCCGCGGTAAGCACACGTCCGTCGTCCACGAACAGCACGTCGGCGTCCACCTTCACCTGGGGAAACGCGCGTTGGAAGCGCGGCGCCTCGTTCCAGTGCGTGGTCGCCTGCCGGCCGTCCAGCAGTCCGGCCGAGGCCAGCACGTACGAGGCGGTGCAGATCGACACGATACGGGCCTCGGGCCTGATCCGCCCCAACGCGTCGGGCAGTCCCTCCGGCAGCCACTCCCGGTCCTCACCCGGCGAGCAGACGAACGGCGGAATCACCACGGTGTCCGCGCTCTCCAAGGCCTCACTGCCGTGCTGGACCGCAAGGGCGAAGTCCGCGCTCGTGGCGACGGAAGCGCCGTCGAGGCCGCAGGTGACGACCTCGTACAGCGGCTGACCGTCCTCTCCGACCGCGGTGCCGAAGATCCTTACCGGGATGCTCATCTCGAACGGATAGACGCCGTCGAGGGCAAGTACCACCACACGATGCATGACCACATTCTTTCAGTGCATGTCCAGATGGTCACTCGTCGGCCCTCGCCACCGACGGCAGCCTTGATCACACAGCAGACACCCCACAAGATCCCTTCGTTCTCGGAGAAACCCCTGATGACATCGCTTCGGTCCGCCCACCACGAGCGGCTGCGCCGGCCCTCCCGCCTGCGCTCGCTGCGCCTCGGCGACACGACGGTGACGTACGTGCCCGACGGCGCGGTGCAACTGACGCCCCGCGGCTGGCTGCCCGACACCACCGACGAGACGTGGGAGCGCCACTGCCCGTACCTGGACGACACCGGCCACCTCGTCGCGGGGATCGGCGGGCTGCTGGTGGAGCGCGGCGACCGCGCACTGCTGATCGACGCCGGGTTCGGACCGCAGTCACTTCCCGCCGAACCCGGCAACGCGCACGGCGCCATCCACGGAGGTGCGCTGCTGGACAACCTCGCCGCCATCGGCCGGGCGGCCGGCGACGTCGAGGCGGTGGCCTTCACCCACCTGCACATCGACCACCTCGGCTGGGCCCTGCATCCCGCGCCGGGCGGCGTCGGCCGTGCCCTGCCGCGCGCCGGGTACCTGGTGGCCGAGCCCGAGTGGAACCGGCGCCACCTCCTCGAAGCACACGGGACGAGCGAGGACATGCTCAACGCGCTGGCCCCGTACGTGCGGACGGTGGCCGACGGCCAGGAGGTGTTTCCCGGCGTCCAGGTGCGGTTCGTCCCCGGCCACACGCCCGGACACGCCGCCTACGTCATCACCGGCGGACAGCGGCGTCTGATCGCCTTCGGCGACGCGATGCACTCCCCCATACAGATCGCCCACCCCGAATGGTCCGCGGCCTCGGATCACGACCCCGCGCAGGCCGCCGAGTTCCGCCGCGACCTCGTGACGGAACTGGCCCGGCCCCACACCATCGGCTTCGGCATTCACTTCGCCGACGTCGTCTTCGGGCGGGTCCGCCACGGCGCGGACGGCCCGTCCTGGCAGCCGGTCGACGCCTGACCACCGGGAACCGGACACCGACATGACGACGACGCGCGCCTGCGCCGCCCGACTCCCCTGCCCCGCTCCGCACACGCGGCATTGGCCCGCGGTCACGACCGCCGCGCTCACTGCGACCGTGACCGTCATGCCCGGCTTCACCGTCGGGGCACTGGCCCCCGCCCTGGAAAGCGGTCTCGGCCTGTCTCGCAGCGCGATCGGGCTGGCGCTGAGCTGCTTCTACGCCGCCACCGCGCTCGGTTCACCGATCGCCAGGCGGGTGGCCGCGCGGTTCCCGGTGCACCGTGTGCTGGCCGCCGCCGCACTGAGCGCCGCCGCCGTCATGCTGGGCGCCTCGCAGGCAACCGGCATGATCTCGCTGACCGTGCTGCTGCTACTGGGCGGGCTGAGCAACGCCCTCGTACAGCCGGCGGTGGGGCGGCTGATCGCGGCACGGACTCCCGCCCACAGGCGTTCCCTGGCCGCCGGTGTCGTCGGCGCCGCACTCGCGGCGGCAACCTTCGTACCTGGCCTGCTGGTTGCCCTCGTGCTCCCGGCGCACGGCTGGCGCGTGTCCCTGCTGACCGCCGGCCTGGTGGCGCTGCTTGTGACGGCGCTGGCTCCACTGGCTCGGGCACCTCTCGAACCGGCAGGCCCCACCCGCACGGGCGGACACCCTCGGACCGGCAGAACGCTGCTGCTGTGGTCTTCGGCCGCCGCACTGGCCGCGACCGGGAACAACGCGGTGGCCACCTACTTCGTCCACCTCGGCACCGACTCCGGTCTGTCACCCACTACGGCCGGCCACTTGCTGACAGCCAGCTCAGTCCTGGCCATCGCCGTCCGTGTCGCGGCGGGAGCACTCACCGACCGTGCCCCCGGCCGCAATCCCACGGTGATCGCCGCGATGATGTGCACGGGAGGGTTCGGACTCGCGCTCATCGCCGCCGGCACACCTGTCGCCTTCACCGTGGGCGCGTTGCTGGCCTTCTCCGCCGGCTGGGGCTGGACCGGTCTGCTGCTGGCCACCGCACTCCACCTGGTCACCGACCAGGCCGAGTACGCCGGCCACACCGTCCAGGTCGGCATCTACACCGGTGCCACCATCGCCCCGTTCGCCTTCGGCGCCATCTCCGGCGCCCTCGGCTTCACACCGACCGCCCTCGTCGCGGCCACCGCCGCCTTCGCAGGGGCAGGCGCCATCACAGCCGGTGCCGTTCACCTGCGGCGCTCCGAGCGCTAGGGTCCGTCTTCAAACGGATCTCGCCCAGAGCAGGAACGGTGCGAGGGTGACCGCTGCTTCGTAGGAGGTGGCGGTCTTGTCGTACCGGGTGGCGATGCCTCGGAAGTCCTTGAGTCGGTTGGAGCAGCGTTCGACGATGTGACGCCGGCGGTAGGTCTGTCGGTCGAATCCGGGTGGCCTGCCGCCTCGGCGCCCACGGTTCAGTCGGTGGCGCTGTTGGTCGGTCTTCTCGGGGATGGTGGGGGCGATGCCGCGTCGTCGCAGGTGGGCGCGGAAACCGCAGGAGCTGTAGGCCTTGTCCGCGATGACCTGGTCGGGTCGGCAGCGTGGCCGGCCGAGGCCGCCGCGGGGAACGCGGATACGTTCGAGCAGGATGCGTGCGCAGGTGCCGTCGCGGCGCCGGTCCGGTGTGACGAGGAGGGCCGGAGGGCGGCCCTTGCCGTCGCAGGCGGGATGGGCCTTCGTGGTCAGTCCGCCCCGGGATCGGCCGAGGGTGTGATCGTCCGGTTCGTCCGGCCGACGGATCCCCCTTTTCGGCCGGTGGCGGCGGCGTGCCGGTGGGCGCGGACGATGGTGGAGTCGATCTGCACCAGCCAGTCGATGTCCCCGGCCGAGTCGGCCCGGGCCTCGATCTGCTGCAGGGCCCGGGTGAACACGCCGTCCAGGACGTAGCGGCTGAAGCGGGGGAGACCGTCTGCCACGGCCCGTAGCGTTCCGGCAGGTCACGCCAGGAGATCCCGGTCCGGATCTTGTAGACCATCCCGTTGATGACCTGCCGGTCCTCCGCACGCGGCCGGCCCGTCGCGGCCCGCGGTATCAGCGGAGCGAGCAACTCCCGGTCCTGATCCGTGAGTTCATGACGACGTACCACGACACCATGATCCATCACCTAGTGATCTCTGAAGACGGACCCTGGTCTTCTGAGCCAGGATTTCATTTCATTGGTGTGGTCTGTGCATGGCTCGGATGGGACGGCCCAAGGCTGAACTGGTGCTGACTGCTCAAGAGCGCGATCAGCTGGGAGAGTTGGTCCGGCGCAGATCCACGCCGCAGGCGTTGGCGCTGCGCTGCCGGATCGTCCTGGCCTGTGCCACGGGCGCCACCAATCGTGAGGTGGCACGTCAGGTCGGGGCGGAGGTCAAGCCGAAAGAGGAAACAGGGCCGTGCGGTCGTCGGCGCGGCACAGATAACCTGCGCGGATGGAGCGGATTCAGCGGGCCGCTGGCGCGGTCGTCGGCTCAGCGGTGGGTGACGCCCTGGGCGGTCCCTTCGAGTTCGGCCCCCAGGGAGCGTTCTCCGCACGGTTCCCCGCCCCTGGTGCCGGTGGCGAGATGTGCGGAGGCGGCGGCTGGGACCCCGGCGAGGCCACCGACGACACACAGATGGCCGTCCTGGTCGCGGAGTCGCTGCTGGAGCGGGGCGGACTGGATCTGCCGGACATCTTCGCCCGCTTCCAGCGGTGGGCGGCATCAGAACCGAAGGACATCGGCTTGCAGACCGAGGACGTCCTGACCAACGGCATGCCCTGGGACCTCGCCGCTGCGATTCACTTCCAGGTCAACCAACGAGCAGCGGGAAACGGCTCCTTGATGCGGGCATCGACCTCCGCGGTCCACTTCGCACCCGCCGGCCAGGAAGCCACCCTGGACGCGGCCCGCCGGATCGCTGCCCTGACCCACGGTGACCGCGCGGCCCGGGAAGGCACCGCGATCTTCCATGAACTCATCCGTGTCATGTTCGAGGACGCCGACCCCCTCGCCGCGCTCCCGGACATCCTGGCCCTTGTCCACCCCGACCACCGCGGCCGCTACGCCACCGTCCTCGCGCCCGACTGGCACCCGGATCAGGCGACCGAGTTCAACGGCGCCGTCTGGCCCTGCCTGGGCTCCGCCGTCTGGGCCCTACGCACCACCACCAGCTTCGAAGACGCGATACGCGCGGCGATCGATCTCGGCGGTGACACGGACACCGTCGCCGCGGTGACAGGCGGCCTCGCAGGGGCGTACTACGGGCTGGACGCAATCCCCGCCCACTGGACCCGGCCGCTCCACGTCCCCCTCCCAGGATGCGACGGACGGGTGCTGCACCTGGCAGATCTGCTTCACCTCGCACACCGCCTCGGAGGCTGAATCGGGTGCTGCTCCGTACTCTCCACGGCCTCCAGCGGCACGACGAGGGGTTCGTCGTCGCACGGTGGAAGGGATCCGATGTGATGTGGATGCCACCGGAGCCGATGCTGAGCACGCCCGTACCCACGCCCGATCTGCGGCCGGGCTGGGCGGCCGAGCCGAAGTCATGGAGGGGGTTTCTGGTTGTCCGTTGCCCCATGCCAAACAACGGTTGAGGGCTCTCCGCCGCGGATTCGCAACCGGGGTGGCTCAGTGCAGGGTCTGGGCGGCGTACAGGGCTCCGAGGGCGGTGGCGAGGGCACCGAGCAGCAGGCGTAGGGCTCGTTCGGGCAGGCGGGGTTGGAGGCGCGCGCCGAGGTAGCCGCCGATCAGTCCGCCGGTGCCGCAGGCGAGTCCGAGCCACCAGTCGGGGGCGATGTCTCCGGAGCTCACGAGGGACAGCAGTGCGTAGGCGGCTGCGCCGACGAGGGAGGTGGCGAACGTGGCGGAGAGCGCGGCCGGGGCGACGCGTGCGACGGGCAGGCCGCGCCCGGCGAGGATCGGGCCGAGGAGGGAGCCGCCGCCGATGCCGTACATGCCGCCGATCACGCCGACCGCCAGGGCGAGGACGGTGAGGGTGCGTGGGGGCAATTCGCCTGCGGGCGGCTGCCGGCTGTGGCGTGCCGGGGTGAGGGCGCGCAGGCAAAGCCACAGGCCGAGCGGGAGCAGCAGGACGGCGATCAGGAGTCGGAAGACGTCCGGGCCGGGGAGGGCGAAGACGCGAACGGCGGCGCCGATGACGACGCCGGGCAGTGTGCCCAGCACCAGGCGGCGGGCAAGATCTCCGCGCAGGGCGCCGTCGCGGCGATAGCGCCGCAGGGCGCCAGGCCCGGCGACGACGTTGAACAACAGATTGGTCGGGGTCACCGCCGGACTGGGCACACCGAAGACGCTCAACTGGACGGGGAGGAGGAATACGGCACCGGACACGCCGACGGGCGCGGTCACGGTCGCGATCAGCAGGCCGGCGGCCAGCCCTCCCGCCAACGTCCAGTCCACCGGTGCCCCCGTTTCGCCCGCCCGGTCAGTATCGGCGGCTCGGCCGCCGTGAGGGTGGCCTGCAACAAGATGTTCATGAGCGGCAGGAGCAGCCGGGCTTCGGAATCGGACGCGTCCGCACCTGGTTCGACGGGACAGCCGCGGGTGCGGCGGTCGGGGCGCAGCATCTTTCTACGGCTCGGCAGGTGATCGGCTGAACCCAGGGCTTGCGCCCATCGTGCGGTACATGCCGATCGAGTCGTGCGCGGCGGTATCTGCGAAGCCGTACTTCTCGTAGAGGGAGCGGGCGGGGCCGTCGGCGATCAGGGAGACGTAGGCGGTGGCGGGTGCCCGGCGCTCGAGTTCCTCGGTGAGGGCGG includes:
- a CDS encoding ADP-ribosylglycohydrolase family protein translates to MERIQRAAGAVVGSAVGDALGGPFEFGPQGAFSARFPAPGAGGEMCGGGGWDPGEATDDTQMAVLVAESLLERGGLDLPDIFARFQRWAASEPKDIGLQTEDVLTNGMPWDLAAAIHFQVNQRAAGNGSLMRASTSAVHFAPAGQEATLDAARRIAALTHGDRAAREGTAIFHELIRVMFEDADPLAALPDILALVHPDHRGRYATVLAPDWHPDQATEFNGAVWPCLGSAVWALRTTTSFEDAIRAAIDLGGDTDTVAAVTGGLAGAYYGLDAIPAHWTRPLHVPLPGCDGRVLHLADLLHLAHRLGG
- a CDS encoding sulfite exporter TauE/SafE family protein, with the protein product MDWTLAGGLAAGLLIATVTAPVGVSGAVFLLPVQLSVFGVPSPAVTPTNLLFNVVAGPGALRRYRRDGALRGDLARRLVLGTLPGVVIGAAVRVFALPGPDVFRLLIAVLLLPLGLWLCLRALTPARHSRQPPAGELPPRTLTVLALAVGVIGGMYGIGGGSLLGPILAGRGLPVARVAPAALSATFATSLVGAAAYALLSLVSSGDIAPDWWLGLACGTGGLIGGYLGARLQPRLPERALRLLLGALATALGALYAAQTLH
- a CDS encoding MFS transporter; translation: MTTTRACAARLPCPAPHTRHWPAVTTAALTATVTVMPGFTVGALAPALESGLGLSRSAIGLALSCFYAATALGSPIARRVAARFPVHRVLAAAALSAAAVMLGASQATGMISLTVLLLLGGLSNALVQPAVGRLIAARTPAHRRSLAAGVVGAALAAATFVPGLLVALVLPAHGWRVSLLTAGLVALLVTALAPLARAPLEPAGPTRTGGHPRTGRTLLLWSSAAALAATGNNAVATYFVHLGTDSGLSPTTAGHLLTASSVLAIAVRVAAGALTDRAPGRNPTVIAAMMCTGGFGLALIAAGTPVAFTVGALLAFSAGWGWTGLLLATALHLVTDQAEYAGHTVQVGIYTGATIAPFAFGAISGALGFTPTALVAATAAFAGAGAITAGAVHLRRSER
- a CDS encoding integrase, with the translated sequence MIEHAGRRIRVLGAAHPTASWVTQVAKGLVMDLEDAGCRAGFLIRDRDGTFPALFDTVLTGAGTEAVLGGVRMPRMNSILERRAPPLPARAAGPHPDRDQRHLLHAPREFEDCHHFHRPRQGIADARPLRPLPTPTPTPTPTPTPTPISDQRSAIRSRSPASAYDDASDSAASSTSTDTPPELGG
- a CDS encoding helix-turn-helix domain-containing protein, which produces MHRVVVLALDGVYPFEMSIPVRIFGTAVGEDGQPLYEVVTCGLDGASVATSADFALAVQHGSEALESADTVVIPPFVCSPGEDREWLPEGLPDALGRIRPEARIVSICTASYVLASAGLLDGRQATTHWNEAPRFQRAFPQVKVDADVLFVDDGRVLTAAGVAAGVDLCLHLVRRDHGSEIANRVARLCVVPPWREGGQAQYIERPMPKPSQSSTSRTRVWALERLHEPLSLSEMAAHAGMSVRTLTRHFHHEVGMTPGQWVAQQRLDHARRLLETTDLTVDVIATRAGFGTGASLRQRLAAAIGVSPTAYRQTFRAKDAAA
- a CDS encoding MBL fold metallo-hydrolase, with amino-acid sequence MTSLRSAHHERLRRPSRLRSLRLGDTTVTYVPDGAVQLTPRGWLPDTTDETWERHCPYLDDTGHLVAGIGGLLVERGDRALLIDAGFGPQSLPAEPGNAHGAIHGGALLDNLAAIGRAAGDVEAVAFTHLHIDHLGWALHPAPGGVGRALPRAGYLVAEPEWNRRHLLEAHGTSEDMLNALAPYVRTVADGQEVFPGVQVRFVPGHTPGHAAYVITGGQRRLIAFGDAMHSPIQIAHPEWSAASDHDPAQAAEFRRDLVTELARPHTIGFGIHFADVVFGRVRHGADGPSWQPVDA
- a CDS encoding carbonic anhydrase; the encoded protein is MSETKTPTPRDAFELLLAGNQRFVAGTPEHPNQDAVRRAETAPSQQPFAVLFGCSDSRLAAEIIFDRGLGDLFVVRTAGHVMGPEVLGSIEFGVEMLGCPLVVILGHDSCGAVSAACAALEDGMTPAGYVRDVVERVTPSVLAARAAGRVEPEEILAEHIRHTADLLLDRSRVLADKVAAGQTAVVGLRYRLADGSAQLVAARGLDAAVPTAS